One window of the Streptomyces asoensis genome contains the following:
- a CDS encoding DEAD/DEAH box helicase — translation MSISSTDHSVVPENNDEPITLEAIEVTETAETAEAVAEAIAEAVEAVVETPETPEVTFATLGLPEGVVRKLAQNGVTSPFPIQAATIPDALAGKDILGRGRTGSGKTLSFGLPLLASLSGGHTDKKKPRGIILTPTRELAMQVADALQPYGDVLGLKMKVVCGGTSMSNQMYALERGVDVLVATPGRLRDLINRGACSLENVQVAVLDEADQMSDLGFLPEVTELLDQIPGGGQRMLFSATMENEISTLVKRYLTNPVTHEVDSAQGNVTTMSHHILIVKPKDKAPVTAAIASRKGRTIIFVRTQLGADRIAEQLRDSGVKADALHGGMTQGARTRTLADFKDGYVNALVATDVAARGIHVDGIDLVLNVDPAGDHKDYLHRAGRTARAGRTGTVVSLSLPHQRRQIFRLMEDAGVDAGRHIIQGGAAFEPEVAEITGARSMTEVQAESAGNAAQQAEREVSQLSKELERAQRRATELREEADRLVARVARERGEDPEAAVVAAAEAAVEQNAVAEAPAEAAVSEQAAERPAYEQPRQRRDERGNYERRDDRRDDRGGRSFERRDDRGGFNRDRRDGDRGGFRRDDRRDDRGGRSFERRDDRGGFNRDRRDDRGGAGRDDRGGRSFERRDERPAGGFNRDRRDDRRDDRRDERPSGGFRRDERPAGGFNRDRRDERPSGGFRRDDRQSGGFNRDRRDDRPSTHRGSDRPFNRDRRDDRPGFRSGGHDRPGFRRDDHRGTGSGSGSGTTGRRDDKPRWKRNG, via the coding sequence ATGTCCATTTCCAGTACTGATCACTCCGTCGTGCCCGAGAACAACGACGAGCCGATCACCCTCGAGGCGATCGAGGTCACCGAGACCGCCGAGACCGCCGAGGCTGTCGCCGAGGCCATCGCCGAGGCCGTCGAGGCCGTCGTCGAGACGCCCGAGACCCCCGAAGTCACCTTCGCCACCCTCGGGCTCCCCGAGGGCGTCGTGCGCAAGCTCGCGCAGAACGGCGTGACCAGCCCCTTCCCGATCCAGGCCGCGACCATCCCGGACGCCCTGGCCGGCAAGGACATCCTCGGCCGTGGCCGCACCGGCTCCGGCAAGACCCTCTCGTTCGGTCTGCCGCTGCTGGCGTCGCTGTCCGGCGGCCACACCGACAAGAAGAAGCCCCGCGGCATCATCCTCACGCCGACGCGTGAGCTCGCGATGCAGGTCGCGGACGCGCTTCAGCCGTACGGCGACGTACTCGGCCTGAAGATGAAGGTCGTCTGCGGCGGTACGTCCATGAGCAACCAGATGTACGCCCTGGAGCGCGGCGTCGACGTCCTCGTCGCCACCCCGGGCCGTCTGCGTGACCTCATCAACCGCGGCGCCTGCTCGCTCGAGAACGTCCAGGTCGCCGTCCTCGACGAGGCCGACCAGATGTCCGACCTGGGCTTCCTGCCCGAGGTCACCGAGCTGCTCGACCAGATCCCCGGCGGCGGCCAGCGCATGCTGTTCTCGGCCACGATGGAGAACGAGATCTCCACGCTGGTCAAGCGCTACCTGACCAACCCGGTCACGCACGAGGTCGACAGCGCCCAGGGCAACGTCACGACCATGTCGCACCACATCCTGATCGTGAAGCCCAAGGACAAGGCGCCGGTCACCGCCGCGATCGCCTCCCGCAAGGGCCGCACCATCATCTTCGTCCGCACCCAGCTCGGCGCCGACCGTATCGCCGAGCAGCTGCGCGACTCCGGTGTGAAGGCGGACGCGCTGCACGGCGGCATGACCCAGGGCGCGCGGACCCGCACGCTGGCCGACTTCAAGGACGGTTACGTCAACGCGCTCGTCGCGACCGACGTCGCCGCCCGCGGTATCCACGTCGACGGCATCGACCTGGTGCTCAACGTGGACCCTGCCGGCGACCACAAGGACTACCTGCACCGCGCGGGCCGCACCGCGCGGGCCGGCCGCACCGGCACGGTCGTCTCCCTCTCGCTGCCGCACCAGCGCCGTCAGATCTTCCGTCTGATGGAGGACGCGGGCGTCGACGCCGGGCGTCACATCATCCAGGGCGGCGCCGCCTTCGAGCCGGAGGTCGCCGAGATCACCGGCGCCCGCTCGATGACGGAGGTCCAGGCCGAGTCCGCGGGCAACGCGGCGCAGCAGGCCGAGCGTGAGGTCTCCCAGCTCAGCAAGGAGCTGGAGCGCGCGCAGCGACGGGCGACCGAGCTGCGTGAGGAGGCCGACCGTCTGGTGGCCCGCGTGGCGCGCGAGCGTGGCGAGGACCCGGAAGCGGCTGTCGTCGCGGCCGCCGAGGCGGCCGTGGAGCAGAACGCCGTGGCGGAGGCGCCGGCCGAGGCCGCGGTCTCCGAGCAGGCCGCCGAGCGTCCCGCGTACGAGCAGCCGCGTCAGCGCCGTGACGAGCGGGGCAACTACGAGCGGCGTGACGACCGTCGCGACGACCGTGGTGGCCGTTCCTTCGAGCGTCGTGACGACCGCGGTGGCTTCAACCGTGACCGTCGTGACGGCGACCGTGGCGGGTTCCGCCGTGACGACCGCCGTGACGACCGTGGTGGCCGTTCCTTCGAGCGTCGTGACGACCGCGGTGGCTTCAACCGCGACCGCCGTGACGACCGTGGTGGCGCCGGCCGTGACGACCGTGGCGGCCGCTCCTTCGAGCGTCGTGACGAGCGTCCCGCGGGCGGTTTCAACCGTGACCGTCGTGACGACCGCCGCGACGACCGTCGTGACGAGCGCCCCTCCGGTGGCTTCCGTCGTGACGAGCGTCCCGCGGGCGGTTTCAACCGTGACCGTCGTGACGAGCGCCCCTCCGGTGGCTTCCGCCGCGACGACCGTCAGTCGGGCGGCTTCAACCGCGACCGTCGCGACGACCGTCCGTCCACCCACCGTGGCAGCGACCGTCCGTTCAACCGTGACCGTCGCGACGACCGCCCGGGCTTCCGCTCCGGTGGCCACGACCGTCCGGGCTTCCGCCGTGACGACCACCGCGGAACCGGCTCCGGCTCCGGCTCCGGCACGACCGGCCGCCGCGACGACAAGCCGCGCTGGAAGCGCAACGGCTGA
- a CDS encoding metallopeptidase family protein, with protein sequence MLEMTREEFEELVAEALDRIPPELTRLMDNVAVFVEDEPAADDPELLGLYEGTPLTDRGEWYAGVLPDRITIYRGPTLRMCKTREEVVAETEVTVVHEIAHHFGIDDARLHALGYG encoded by the coding sequence GTGCTGGAGATGACGCGCGAGGAGTTCGAGGAACTGGTCGCCGAGGCGCTGGACCGGATTCCGCCGGAGTTGACGCGACTGATGGACAACGTCGCGGTGTTCGTCGAGGACGAACCGGCGGCGGACGATCCCGAGCTGCTCGGGCTGTACGAGGGGACTCCGCTGACGGACCGCGGGGAGTGGTACGCCGGCGTCCTGCCGGACCGGATCACGATCTACCGGGGGCCGACGCTGCGGATGTGCAAGACGCGGGAGGAGGTCGTCGCCGAGACGGAGGTCACGGTGGTGCACGAGATCGCCCACCACTTCGGCATCGACGACGCGCGGCTGCACGCCCTCGGCTACGGCTGA
- a CDS encoding metallophosphoesterase family protein — MVRARLPTAVLKRPKPVRRGNPVPELAARPNPWIRALGLTAVVLIGAWLGLLIVGDVRVSVGPMNTTMTLRPSVTGGTKINISPLGALSLDSHIAPVRLDVNVDQLDPERSQALVDHPERLSGLQDEVARDIEHGTLDLALRSCVAVVSGATALGLAVYRRPRRALAAGGLALTLLAASGATAYATWNPKSVLEPRFSGLLSSAPSLVGNARSIVTEFDVYQQELARLVTNVTKLYDVTSTLPAFQPDPTTVRVLHVSDIHLNPASWKIIASLVEQYKVNVIVDSGDTMDHGSAAENGFLDPIATLGAPYVWVRGNHDSLVTQRYLEGMKNVHVLDDGRTVSLAGLRFAGIGDPQFTPDRSSAPGAEESQEEAGARLAQALRAQRDAGTPADVAIAHEPSAARGTDGEVPLVLAGHLHHEDMEVMKKGTRLRVEGSTGGSGLRAVEGKYPDPIEASILYFDRDTRRLQAWDEIKLGGLGLTTAEVSRHLPKENLPGAVPSPSPSPTPSPSPPLSPSVGPSVSPSRTAP, encoded by the coding sequence ATGGTCCGCGCCCGTCTCCCCACCGCAGTCCTGAAGCGTCCCAAGCCCGTCCGGCGCGGGAACCCGGTCCCCGAACTCGCCGCCCGGCCCAACCCCTGGATCCGCGCCCTCGGCCTGACCGCCGTCGTCCTCATCGGCGCCTGGCTCGGCCTGCTGATCGTCGGGGACGTCCGCGTGTCCGTCGGCCCCATGAACACGACGATGACCCTGCGCCCGTCCGTCACCGGCGGCACGAAGATCAACATCTCCCCGCTCGGCGCGCTCAGCCTGGACAGCCACATCGCCCCGGTCCGCCTCGACGTGAACGTCGACCAGCTCGACCCCGAGCGCTCCCAGGCCCTCGTCGACCACCCCGAACGCCTCTCCGGCCTCCAGGACGAGGTCGCCCGTGACATCGAGCACGGCACCCTCGACCTCGCGCTCCGCTCCTGCGTCGCCGTGGTCTCCGGCGCCACCGCGCTCGGCCTCGCCGTCTACCGCCGTCCCCGCCGCGCCCTCGCCGCCGGCGGTCTCGCCCTCACCCTGCTGGCCGCCTCGGGCGCGACCGCGTACGCCACCTGGAACCCCAAGTCGGTGCTGGAGCCGCGGTTCTCGGGCCTGCTGTCCTCCGCGCCCTCGCTCGTCGGCAACGCACGCAGCATCGTCACCGAGTTCGACGTCTACCAGCAGGAGCTCGCCCGCCTGGTCACCAACGTGACCAAGCTCTACGACGTCACCTCCACGCTCCCCGCCTTCCAGCCGGACCCGACCACGGTCCGCGTCCTGCACGTGTCCGACATCCATCTGAACCCCGCGAGCTGGAAGATCATCGCGTCGCTCGTGGAGCAGTACAAGGTCAATGTGATCGTCGACTCCGGCGACACGATGGACCACGGCTCGGCGGCGGAGAACGGCTTCCTGGACCCCATCGCCACGCTGGGCGCGCCGTACGTCTGGGTCAGGGGCAACCACGACTCGCTCGTCACCCAGCGCTACCTGGAGGGCATGAAGAACGTGCACGTCCTCGACGACGGCCGCACGGTCAGCCTCGCCGGGCTGCGCTTCGCGGGCATCGGCGACCCCCAGTTCACCCCCGACCGCTCCTCCGCGCCGGGCGCCGAGGAGTCCCAGGAGGAGGCGGGCGCCCGGCTGGCCCAGGCCCTGCGCGCCCAGCGGGACGCCGGCACCCCGGCGGACGTGGCCATCGCCCACGAGCCCTCCGCCGCCCGGGGCACGGACGGCGAGGTGCCCCTGGTCCTGGCCGGCCATCTCCACCACGAGGACATGGAGGTCATGAAGAAGGGCACGCGGCTGCGCGTCGAGGGCTCGACCGGCGGTAGCGGCCTGCGTGCCGTCGAGGGCAAGTACCCGGACCCCATCGAGGCGTCGATCCTCTACTTCGACCGCGACACCCGCCGCCTCCAGGCCTGGGACGAGATCAAACTCGGCGGCCTGGGTCTGACGACGGCCGAGGTCAGCCGCCATCTCCCGAAGGAGAACCTGCCCGGAGCCGTACCGTCCCCGAGCCCCTCCCCGACTCCCTCCCCCAGCCCGCCGCTCAGCCCGTCCGTCGGTCCGTCCGTCAGCCCCTCCAGGACGGCCCCGTAA